Below is a window of Candidatus Methylomirabilota bacterium DNA.
AGGATGGACTGCGCGACGGTCGCGGAAGTGGAGCGCGCGATCTCTGGATAGCCGCCCCTGACCATCTGCTCGAAGGCCTCCCGGTCGAATTGCTCCTTGATCTCCGCCGAGGCGAACGTGTACGCGGTGTCGAAGTCGCCGCGCCGGAAGGCCTCGAGCTGCTTCATGGGCGGCTCCATAGCCTCCTTGGGCGCGGGCTTGGCCTGCTGAGCGAGCGCGGGAGCGACCGCTGAAAGTGCCACAGCCAGGGCGACGAGAATGGCCCAGATGCAAGGCGGCGACTGAGCGACGACGGAGGCGTACGTGTTTGTACGCCGCAGGGAGGAGCAAGGGAGCCAACGCCGCAGATGGGCCATTATCGGCGTCCTGGTCAATGCATCACCGAGCCGCCATCCACGTTGAGGGCCTGGCCGGTGATGTTGCGCGCTTCATCGGAGGCGAGGAAGGTGGCGGCCCAGCCGATGTCCTCCGGCGTCTGCTCGCGCTTGAGGGGGATGATGTCGGCGATGCGCTTGTCGAAGACCTGGCGGGCTGTCATTCCCTTGAAGGCGGGATTGGTGTCGGCGAGGTACTGGGCCAGCTTCTCCCAGAAGGCCGTCCACAGCACGCCCGGGCATATGGCGTTGACGGTGATGCCGTGTACCGCCAGCTCCTTGGCGAGCACCCGCGTGAAGGTGATGACCCCGCCCTTGGCCACGGAGTAGGGCGGCATGGTCGGGGCGGCCAGGGGCCCCGCGATGGACGCTATGTTAATGATGCGGCCCGCCTTCCTCTCGATGAAGTAGGGGGCGATCTCCTTGCACATCAAGAAGACGGACTTGAGATTGACCGCATAGGTCTTGTCCCAGTCTTCTTCCGTATTGTTCGTGAACGGCATGCCCGGAGCCGATGCCATGCCGGCGTTGTTCACGAGGATGTCGATCCGGCCGAGCACCTTCTTGACGCCGTCGAGCGAGGCCTTGACGTCGGCGGCCTTGGTCACGTCGCAGCGCATGGCCAGCGCTTTCCGCCCCAGCTTCTCGACTTCCTTGACCACGGCGTGCGCATTGCCGTCCTGAATGTCAGGAATGGCGATGTCGGCGCCTTCCTGGGCCATGCAAAGGGCGATCCCCCGTCCGATGCCGGCGCCGCCGCCCGTTACCACTGCCACCTTGCCCTCGAGCCTCATCGCCTCGTCTCTCTCTCCTCTATCCCTCTCCCCTCGGGGCGAGGGCAGGTTGAGGGGTGGAGCTCATGAAACCTGATAGCGCTCCAGCAGCGAGCGATCCACCTCGAGGCCGAGCCCCGGCCGCTGAGGGACTTCGATGATATCACCGGCCCGCTCGAGCGGCTCGGTGGTCAGGCGCTCGCGGAAGGGGTTGGGCGTCCTGTCGAGCTCGAACCAGAGCTCGGCGGGAACCACCGCGAACGGATTGGGGGGCAGCGAGGCCGCCCACTGCACGCTCGCATGCAAGCCGACCGCGCTCCCCCACACGTGTGGGTAGATGGTGACGCCCCAGGTATTGGCGAGGGCCCCGATGCGCAGGGCCTCCGTGAAGCCGCCGCCGCCGCAGATGTCCGGCTGGAGAATGTCGACGCAGCGCCGCGAGACGAGCGCGCGGAAGCCGAACCGCGCGTACTCGGCCTCGCCCCCCGAGATCGGCATGCCCAGCGCCTGCTTAACTTGAAGATATCCCTCGAGATCCTCGGGCACCACCGGCTCCTCGAACCACGCGCCCCAGCCGGACCGCCCGTCATCGGCCACGAGCTCCACCAGCATGGCCGTGCGGATGCCCACCCGCGCTTGAGAGAATGAGAATGCTTCCGCCGGGGTGAGCTCGGTCCTCAGCTGATACGTGCGCACGCGCTCGATCTTCATGGCGAGAGGCATTCTGTGG
It encodes the following:
- a CDS encoding DUF4864 domain-containing protein — encoded protein: MKQLEAFRRGDFDTAYTFASAEIKEQFDREAFEQMVRGGYPEIARSTSATVAQSILAPDGTVYVMLKIRGSNGKSIEALYELVLQNGQWKINGVRSRPDPGQV
- a CDS encoding SDR family NAD(P)-dependent oxidoreductase, with product MRLEGKVAVVTGGGAGIGRGIALCMAQEGADIAIPDIQDGNAHAVVKEVEKLGRKALAMRCDVTKAADVKASLDGVKKVLGRIDILVNNAGMASAPGMPFTNNTEEDWDKTYAVNLKSVFLMCKEIAPYFIERKAGRIINIASIAGPLAAPTMPPYSVAKGGVITFTRVLAKELAVHGITVNAICPGVLWTAFWEKLAQYLADTNPAFKGMTARQVFDKRIADIIPLKREQTPEDIGWAATFLASDEARNITGQALNVDGGSVMH
- a CDS encoding enolase C-terminal domain-like protein, with the translated sequence MKIERVRTYQLRTELTPAEAFSFSQARVGIRTAMLVELVADDGRSGWGAWFEEPVVPEDLEGYLQVKQALGMPISGGEAEYARFGFRALVSRRCVDILQPDICGGGGFTEALRIGALANTWGVTIYPHVWGSAVGLHASVQWAASLPPNPFAVVPAELWFELDRTPNPFRERLTTEPLERAGDIIEVPQRPGLGLEVDRSLLERYQVS